One Caloenas nicobarica isolate bCalNic1 chromosome 31, bCalNic1.hap1, whole genome shotgun sequence genomic region harbors:
- the MRPL24 gene encoding large ribosomal subunit protein uL24m, producing MRLSALLCAGRLRIPPGYRHGTWRPETAAAQRRNPPGQRRNKIFVEPIAREDWKVFRGDTVQVLVGKDAGKQAMVTQVVRARNWVVVEGLNTHYRYVNRTAKYAGTYIASEAPLLLSQISLVDPEDRKPTEVEWRYTEEGERVRVSLRSGRIIPLPLRERRDGIVPEQWIDGPKDTTVKDALEKTYSPSLKTFEEEIMDAMGIVETRRPKKSYWY from the exons ATGCGGCTCTCGGCCCTGCTGTGCGCGGGGCGGCTGCGCATCCCCCCCGGCTACCGCCATGGCACCTGGCGCCCCGAAACCGCGGCCGCCCAGCGCCGCAACCCTCCCGGCCAGCGCCGCAACAAGATCTTCGTGGAGCCCATTGCCAGGGAGGACTGGAAGGTGTTTCGTGGGGACACG GTCCAGGTCCTGGTTGGGAAGGATGCGGGGAAGCAAGCGATGGTCACCCAGGTCGTGCGCGCCCGGAACTGGGTGGTGGTGGAAGGACTGAACACG CACTACCGCTATGTCAACCGAACGGCCAAGTACGCTGGGACGTACATCGCCAGCGAGGCGccgctgctgctcagccagatCTCGCTGGTGGACCCCGAGGACCG GAAGCCGACGGAGGTGGAGTGGCGATACACGGAGGAGGGCGAGCGCGTCCGCGTGTCCCTGCGCAGTGGCCGCATCATCCCCCTGCCCCTGCGGGAGCGCCGGGACGGCATCGTCCCCGAGCAGTGGATCG ACGGCCCCAAGGACACGACGGTGAAGGACGCGCTGGAGAAGACGTATTCGCCGTCACTGAAGACCTTCGAGGAGGAGATCATGGACGCCATGGGGATTGTGGAGACACGCCGGCCCAAGAAATCCTACTGGTAttaa
- the METTL25B gene encoding methyltransferase-like protein 25B → MAAPPRPALQREQRRAADIIRLLSLYRPLLDASVVDFFAEGLWAQLPPRWQAALATAPPPALARLLLGGRGGAGAAWPLSLLAFAAAARALAFPRGRSGGAPRPPCQSLRLHPLLRRHVKPKKQHEIRRLGKLLQRLSQATGCDRVVDVGAGQGHLSRFLAFGLGLSVTAVEGDARLAAMAERFDCELLQELAKRGVPGNEGPPRRCQKPPRHPPPPLTPRGPCHVPGHLDPGAPWGEFLLPPDPPGPGPAARNPLGGTGGQRMLVTGLHACGDLSPALLRHFARSPAVAAVASVACCYMKLSTPPQPPGCPPGYPLSAAVTALPGHALSYRAREAACHALEEFVGRLGTGSASLRVHCYRAALESLIRAADPAQRRPRVQTVRKAHALSFPQYARLGLPRVGLDPAAVPLDSAAVGAMLEQQHKVVAFLSLVLLLAPLVETLILLDRLLYLREQGFHCALIPLFDPLFSPRNLVLVAARTPLGAVLAGLDGDEDSGEDSGEDGGEDGDSGEDGDSGEDKDAAGAEPPGERQSPPAPGAGCEPQ, encoded by the exons atggcggccccgccgcgccccgccctGCAGCGGGAGCAGCGCCGAGCGGCCGACATCATCCGCCTGCTGTCGCTGTACCGCCCGCTGCTCGACGCCTCCGTCGTC gatTTCTTCGCCGAGGGGCTGTGGGCGCAGCTGCCCCCGCGCTGGCAGGCGGCTCTGGCCACCGCGCCCCCCCCGGCGCTGgcccggctgctgctggggggccgggggggcgcgggggccgcgTGGCCCCTGTCCCTCTTGGCCttcgccgccgccgcgcgcgcCCTGGCCTTCCCGCGGGGACGCtccgggggggccccgcgcccgcccTGCCAGAGCCTCCGCCTGCACCCCCTGCTGCGCCGCCACGTCAAGCCCAAGAAACAGCACGAGATCCGGCGCCTGGGGAAG CTGCTGCAGCGCCTGTCCCAGGCCACCGGCTGTGACCGCGTTGTGGACGTCGGAGCGGGGCAG ggccACCTCTCGCGTTTCTTGGCCTTCGGCCTCGGCTTGTCCGTCACGGCGGTGGAGGGTGACGCCCGCCTGGCCGCCATGGCCGAGCGCTTCGACTgcgagctgctgcaggagctggcaaAAAGAGGGGTGCCGGGAAACGAGGGGCCCCCCCGGCGCTGCCAGAagcccccccgccaccccccgcctcccctcaccccccGGGGCCCGTGCCATGTGCCCGGTCACCTGGACCCCGGGGCTCCCTGGGGGGAATTCCTGCTGCCCCCCGACCCCCCGGGGCCGGGTCCCGCTGCCCGGAACCCactggggggcacgggggggcaGCGGATGCTGGTGACGGGGCTGCACGCCTGCGGGGACCTCAGCCCGGCCCTGCTGCGCCACTTTGCCCGCAGCCCGGCCGTGGCCGCCGTGGCCTCGGTGGCCTGTTGCTACATGAAGCTCTCCAccccgccgcagccccctgGGTGCCCCCCCGGGTACCCCCTGAGCGCCGCAGTGACGGCGTTACCGGGCCACGCACTCTCATACCGGGCGCGCGAGGCCGCCTGCCACGCGCTGGAGGAGTTTGTGGGGCGGCTGGGGACGGGCAGCGCGTCCCTGCGCGTCCACTGCTACCGTGCTGCGCTCGAGAGCCTGATCCGCGCGGCCGACCCGGCGCAGCGGCGCCCGCGGGTGCAGACCGTCCGCAAGGCGCACGCCCTCAGCTTCCCCCA ATACGCGCGCCTGGGGCTGCCCCGCGTGGGGCTGGACCCGGCCGCGGTGCCGCTGGACTCGGCGGCCGTGGGGGccatgctggagcagcagcacaaggtCGTGGCGTTTCTgagcctggtgctgctgctggcaccgcTGGTGGAGACGCTGATCCTCCTGGACCGGCTGCTCTACCTGCGGGAGCAAG GTTTCCATTGCGCCCTCATCCCCCTGTTCGACCCGCTGTTCTCCCCGCGGAACCTGGTGCTGGTGGCGGCGCGGACACCCCTGGGCGCGGTGCTGGCGGGGCTGGACGGGGACGAGGACAGTGGTGAGGACAGCGGCGAGGACGGCGGTGAGGATGGGGACAGCGGTGAGGACGGGGACAGCGGTGAAGACAAAGATGCGGCAGGGGCAGAGCCCCCCGGGGAGCGGCAGAGCCCCCCTGCTCCCGGTGCTGGGTGTGAACCACAATAA
- the ISG20L2 gene encoding interferon-stimulated 20 kDa exonuclease-like 2: protein MAELILNVDFAASERPRKEPGNRKHRSFVRRRRALERRGALRQKQLPAQAPPGRGAQRQPGPRGGRRGGNAGKPNPPRAKANGPEPADPKPKPKPAAKGRAPRAPPAPPKLVAIDCEMVGTGPGGRTSALARCSIVGYGGDVLYDRYVRPAAPIVDYRTRWSGIRRQHMLNAVPFGSAQREILRILAGKVVVGHAIYNDFKALKYFHPKALTRDTSKIPLLNRRGGFPENVAISLKRLVKELLHKDIQVGKSGHSSVEDARATMELYKVVEAEWEQHLLLNPEQE from the exons ATGGCCGAGCTGATCCTCAACGTGGATTTCGCCGCCTCCGAGCGGCCCCGGAAGGAGCCCGGTAACCGGAAGCACCGGAGCTTcgtgcggcggcggcgggcgctggAGCGGCGGGGGGCGTTGCGGCAGAAGCAGCTCCCGGCACAAGCGCCGCCCGGGCGGGGCGCCCAGCGGCAGCCGGGCCCGCGGGGCGGGAGGCGCGGGGGGAACGCGGGGAAGCCGAACCCCCCCCGGGCCAAAGCGAACGGCCCCGAACCGGCGGATCCGAAACCGAAACCGAAACCCGCGGCCAAGGGACGagccccccgggcccccccggcgccccccaagCTGGTGGCCATCGACTGTGAGATGGTCGGGACCGGGCCCGGCGGGCGCACCAGCGCCCTCGCCCGCTGCAGCATCGTGGGCTACGGGGGGGACGTTCTGTACGACCGGTACGTGCGGCCCGCGGCGCCCATCGTGGATTACCGGACCCGCTGGAGCGGCATCCGCCGGCAGCACATGCTGAACGCCGTCCCGTTCGGCAGCGCCCAGCGGGAG ATCCTGCGCATCCTCGCGGGGAAGGTCGTGGTCGGCCACGCCATCTACAATGACTTCAAGGCGCTCAAGTACTTTCACCCCAAAGCGCTGACGCGGGACACCTCCAAAATCCCCCTCCTCAACCGCAGGGGCGGCTTCCCTGAGAACGTGGCCATCTCGCTCAAGCGCCTGGTCAAGGAGCTGCTGCACAAGGACATCCAG GTTGGGAAGAGCGGCCACTCCTCGGTGGAGGACGCCCGGGCCACCATGGAGCTCTACAAGGTGGTGGAGGCGGAGTGGGAGCAACACCTGCTGCTGAACCCCGAGCAGGAGTGA
- the CRABP2 gene encoding cellular retinoic acid-binding protein 2, producing the protein MPNFSGNWKMKSSENFEELLKALGVNVMLRKIAVAAASKPAVEIKQDGEKFYIKTSTTVRTTEISFSIGEEFEEQTVDGRPCKSLAKWESENKMVCEQRLLKGEGPKTGWSRELTNDGELILTMTADDVVCTRVYVRE; encoded by the exons ATGCCGAACTTCTCCGGGAACTGGAAGATGAAGAGCTCGGAAAACTTCGAGGAGCTGCTGAAGGCGTTGG gtgtcAACGTGATGCTGAGGAAGATCGCGGTGGCGGCCGCCTCGAAGCCGGCGGTGGAGATCAAACAGGACGGGGAGAAGTTCTACATCAAAACCTCCACCACCGTCCGCACCACCGAGATCAGCTTCAGCATCGGGGAGGAGTTTGAGGAGCAGACGGTGGACGGGCGGCCCTGCAAG AGTTTGGCCAAGTGGGAGAGCGAGAACAAGATGGTGTGTGAGCAGCGGCTGCTGAAGGGCGAAGGGCCCAAGACGGGCTGGTCCCGGGAGTTGACCAACGACGGGGAGCTCATCCTG ACCATGACGGCCGACGACGTCGTCTGCACCAGGGTGTACGTCCGGGAGTGA
- the LOC135999972 gene encoding dnaJ homolog subfamily A member 1-like — MVKETGYYDLLGVRPGASLDEIKRAYRRLALRYHPDKNPSEGERFKQISQAYEVLSDAHKRALYDRGGERAMKEGGLGSRGGSSGFGSPMDIFDLFFGGGVRMRSRADRRGKTVVHQLSVSLEDLYNGTTRKLSLQKNIICRKCGGSGVREGAQRRCPKCHGSGMEVRIHQLGPSMIQQIQTMCSQCQGQGEWIRPRDCCLTCNGRKVVREKKILNVHLDKGMKDGQKITFHEEGDQVPGLEPGDIIIVLDQKEHPVFRRSGDDLIVKREISLADALCGCRQVIRTLDNRTLLISSPPGDVIRPGDFKCVPNEGMPIYRSPFQKGKLILQFQVKFPEPGWLPAERLRQLQAFFPAQEEVMATEDTEEVELSEYTAHSGPGRRPYGGEAYHEDDFEDGSRQHVQCQTS; from the exons ATGGTGAAGGAGACAGGATACTACGACCTGCTGGGTGTGCGTCCGGGAGCCAGCCTGGATGAGATCAAGCGGGCGTACCGGCGCCTGGCACTGCGCTACCACCCCGACAAGAACCCCAGCGAGGGCGAGCGG ttCAAGCAGATCTCCCAGGCCTATGAGGTGCTGTCAGACGCCCACAAACGGGCGCTCTACGaccgcggcggggagcgggccaTGAAGGAGGGCGGCCTGGGGAGCCGAGGGGGGAGCAGCGGGTTCGGCTCCCCCATGGACATCTTTGACCTCTTCTTCGGCGGGGGAGTGCGGATGCGCAGCCGGGCAGATAGGCGAG ggAAGACGGTGGTTCACCAGCTCTCGGTGTCGCTGGAGGATCTCTACAACGGCACCACGCGCAAGCTGTCCCTGCAGAAGAACATCATCTGCAGGAAATGCGGAG GCAGCGGGGTGCGGGAGGGCGCCCAGAGGAGATGCCCCAAGTGCCACGGCTCGGGCATGGAGGTTCGCATCCACCAGTTGGGGCCCAGTATGATCCAGCAGATCCAGACGATGTGTTCCcagtgccagggccagggcgaGTGGATCCGGCCTCGCGACTGCTGCCTCACCTGCAACGGCCGCAAAGTTGTGCGGGAGAAGAAGATTCTCAACGTTCACCTGGATAAAG GCATGAAGGACGGGCAGAAGATCACCTTCCACGAGGAAGGGGACCAAGTTCCCGGCCTGGAGCCCGGAGACATCATCATCGTCCTGGATCAGAAGGAACACCCCGTGTTCCGTCGCAGCGGGGACGATCTCATCGTCAAGAGGGAGATCAGCCTGGCCGATGCGCTCTGCGGCTGCCGCCAGGTCATCCGCACCCTGGACAACAGGACGCTGCTCATCTCCTCCCCGCCAg GTGATGTTATCCGACCCGGGGACTTCAAGTGTGTCCCCAACGAGGGGATGCCCATCTACAGGAGTCCCTTCCAGAAGGGAAAACTGATCCTGCAGTTCCAG GTGAAGTTCCCCGAGCCAGGCTGGCTCCCCGCCGAGCGCTTGCGCCAGCTCCAGGCCTTCTTCCCAGCCCAGGAGGAGGTGATGGCCACCGAGGACACCGAGGAGGTCGAGCTCAGCGAGTACACGGCGCAcagcgggccgggccggcggccGTATGGCGGTGAAGCATACCACGAGGACGACTTCGAGGACGGCTCGCGCCAACACGTCCAGTGCCAGACCTCGTAG